From a region of the Emcibacteraceae bacterium genome:
- the thrS gene encoding threonine--tRNA ligase yields the protein MSSKNKVALTLPDGSVREYNGPVTGMTLANDIGPGLAKAALVIVVNGEQWDLSREIEKDSDVSIITNRDDEALEILRHDAAHILAEAVKEIWPDTQVTIGPAIENGFYYDFARDKPFTPEDLERIEQRMKEIVERDEEIIRTEMPRDEAVKFFRDMGEDYKAEIIASIPSDEPITLYRQGDFIDLCRGPHLPSTKYLGNDTFKLMNVAGAYWRGDSNNEMLQRIYGTAWRNKKELNAYLTRIEEAEKRDHRKLGRELGLFHFQEEAAGMPFWHPNGWTIYTQIEAYMRRKQIEYGYREINTPKLVDRKLWEQSGHWEKFREHMYTTESEERIFALKPMNCPCHVQVFNQGIVSYRDLPLRLAEFGSCHRYEPSGALHGLMRVRSFVQDDAHIFCEKEKITEETEIFCKMLLEVYKDFGFEEVKVKFSDRPAMRAGTDAVWDEAEKCLIDAVEQVGLDYTHNPGEGAFYGPKLEFVLTDAIGRDWQCGTLQVDFVLPERLDANYIGADNAKHRPVMLHRAILGSFERFIGILIENHAGRFPMWLAPTQVVVAGITTEQDDYVQAVYKKLKAAGLRAEIDLRNEKINYKIREHSHAKIPAIFVAGGREAENNTITVRRLGSNNQETLDLSDAINKLVTESIAPDKQ from the coding sequence ATGAGTAGCAAAAATAAAGTCGCCCTAACCCTGCCTGATGGCAGCGTCCGTGAATATAATGGACCGGTGACTGGTATGACGCTTGCCAACGATATTGGCCCAGGCCTTGCCAAGGCGGCGTTAGTGATTGTCGTTAATGGCGAGCAATGGGATCTGTCCCGTGAAATTGAAAAAGATTCAGATGTATCAATCATTACAAATCGTGATGATGAAGCGTTGGAAATTTTGCGTCATGATGCCGCCCATATCCTTGCGGAGGCCGTCAAGGAAATATGGCCGGATACTCAGGTCACAATCGGCCCGGCTATCGAAAATGGTTTTTATTACGACTTTGCGCGGGATAAGCCCTTTACCCCGGAAGATCTGGAACGCATTGAACAGCGCATGAAAGAAATTGTCGAGCGTGACGAGGAAATTATCCGTACGGAAATGCCGCGTGATGAAGCCGTTAAATTTTTCCGTGATATGGGCGAAGACTATAAAGCGGAAATTATTGCCAGCATTCCGTCTGATGAACCGATTACTCTCTATAGACAAGGCGATTTTATCGATCTTTGCCGTGGCCCGCATCTGCCCTCAACAAAATATCTTGGTAATGACACTTTCAAACTGATGAATGTGGCAGGCGCCTATTGGCGTGGCGACAGCAACAATGAAATGCTTCAACGTATTTACGGCACCGCCTGGCGTAATAAAAAGGAATTAAATGCATATCTTACCCGAATTGAAGAAGCAGAAAAACGTGACCACAGAAAACTGGGCCGCGAACTGGGCCTGTTTCATTTTCAGGAAGAAGCCGCAGGCATGCCATTCTGGCATCCAAATGGCTGGACCATTTATACCCAGATAGAAGCCTATATGCGCCGCAAACAGATTGAGTATGGGTACCGTGAAATCAATACCCCGAAGCTAGTTGACCGAAAGCTTTGGGAACAAAGCGGACATTGGGAAAAATTCCGCGAGCATATGTACACAACTGAATCAGAAGAACGCATCTTTGCCCTGAAACCCATGAATTGTCCCTGCCATGTACAGGTTTTCAATCAGGGCATTGTCAGCTATCGTGACCTGCCATTGCGTTTGGCAGAATTTGGTAGTTGTCACCGCTATGAACCATCCGGTGCATTGCATGGACTGATGCGGGTTCGCTCCTTCGTACAGGATGATGCCCATATTTTTTGTGAAAAAGAAAAAATCACAGAAGAAACTGAAATTTTCTGCAAAATGCTTCTCGAAGTGTATAAAGATTTCGGCTTTGAAGAAGTTAAAGTCAAATTCTCGGATCGGCCAGCAATGCGGGCTGGCACTGATGCCGTCTGGGACGAAGCAGAAAAGTGCCTGATAGACGCCGTTGAGCAAGTGGGACTTGACTATACTCATAACCCCGGCGAAGGTGCTTTTTACGGCCCAAAACTTGAATTTGTGCTGACCGATGCCATTGGCCGTGACTGGCAATGTGGAACTTTGCAGGTAGACTTTGTTTTGCCAGAAAGACTCGATGCAAATTATATTGGCGCCGATAATGCCAAACATCGTCCCGTTATGCTTCACCGGGCCATACTTGGTTCGTTTGAGCGGTTTATCGGAATACTAATAGAAAACCATGCCGGTCGTTTTCCAATGTGGCTTGCCCCGACACAGGTGGTCGTGGCAGGGATTACCACCGAACAGGACGACTATGTGCAGGCTGTTTACAAAAAATTGAAAGCCGCTGGCCTGAGAGCGGAAATTGATTTGCGTAATGAGAAAATAAATTATAAAATCCGCGAACATTCCCACGCCAAAATACCGGCAATATTCGTTGCAGGTGGCCGGGAGGCAGAAAATAACACAATTACTGTAAGAAGACTTGGCTCAAATAATCAGGAAACCCTTGATTTAAGTGACGCAATTAATAAACTTGTCACCGAGTCTATTGCCCCGGATAAACAATAA
- a CDS encoding alpha/beta hydrolase, which translates to MSGNPTFLIGPEKRKIAYRKRNGGSPTVVFCGGYMSDMEGTKALFLEESCKELGLSYVRFDYSGHGSSSEKFEDGTIGKWRDDALSVIDQVTKGSLIIVGSSMGGWIGLLVSLARKERIKAFIGIASAPDFTRELMWDCYSDTIKETLNRDGIYLEPSEYSDEPYKVSYALIQEGDKHLLLDKPIELDCPVRLFHGFKDNDVPYDYSMRIAEKLKSDDVTINFSKSGDHRLSTPADLNRLKQALTEFC; encoded by the coding sequence ATGAGTGGAAATCCAACTTTTTTGATTGGACCTGAGAAAAGAAAAATAGCCTACCGCAAACGGAATGGGGGAAGCCCAACGGTTGTGTTCTGTGGTGGTTATATGTCTGATATGGAAGGCACAAAAGCCTTATTTCTGGAAGAAAGCTGTAAAGAACTTGGGTTAAGTTACGTCAGATTTGATTATTCCGGTCATGGTAGCTCGTCTGAAAAATTTGAAGACGGAACCATTGGCAAATGGCGGGATGATGCATTATCAGTCATTGATCAGGTTACGAAAGGTTCCTTAATTATCGTTGGCTCAAGCATGGGGGGATGGATTGGACTGTTGGTTTCACTTGCACGAAAGGAACGTATAAAAGCTTTCATTGGTATTGCATCAGCCCCGGATTTTACAAGAGAACTGATGTGGGATTGTTATTCTGACACTATAAAAGAAACCTTAAATAGAGACGGTATTTATCTTGAGCCTTCCGAATATAGTGACGAGCCCTATAAAGTATCATATGCCCTTATTCAGGAAGGGGATAAGCATCTTCTGTTGGATAAGCCAATTGAACTTGACTGTCCGGTACGCTTATTTCATGGTTTTAAGGATAATGACGTACCCTATGACTATTCGATGCGAATTGCCGAAAAACTAAAAAGTGATGATGTCACTATCAATTTCAGTAAGTCAGGGGACCACAGACTTTCTACGCCCGCTGATTTAAACCGATTGAAACAGGCATTAACTGAGTTTTGCTAA
- a CDS encoding SDR family oxidoreductase produces MNLFCFGLGYTANHLIRSLSPAKWQYSGSQRSGENKFITNEPLQNADKILEHVTHLLISIPPDKNVSDPVLFHHKRNIETMPNLKWIGYLSATSVYGDYHGEWVDEQTPLHPTGPRGKSRLEAEKMWLSLDLPVHIFRLAGIYGRDRNQIEAVRNGTARKIIKPGHVFSRVHVDDICSALIKSMDQPALKEIYNIADDCPAATADILDFICQELHLPAIEGELFENSDISPALRSFYRDNKRIKNEYVKNALDWRPKFPSFREGYRDILAKLS; encoded by the coding sequence ATGAACTTATTCTGCTTTGGACTTGGCTATACGGCAAATCACCTGATCCGTAGTTTATCACCAGCAAAATGGCAATATTCAGGCAGCCAAAGATCCGGTGAAAATAAGTTCATTACGAATGAACCACTTCAAAATGCAGACAAGATACTGGAACATGTAACGCATCTTCTGATTTCTATTCCACCTGACAAGAATGTTTCTGACCCCGTTTTGTTTCATCACAAAAGAAATATAGAAACCATGCCAAATTTGAAATGGATCGGATATTTATCCGCTACCAGCGTCTATGGTGATTATCATGGCGAATGGGTCGATGAACAAACCCCACTCCACCCCACCGGGCCGCGCGGGAAAAGCCGACTTGAAGCCGAAAAAATGTGGCTTTCACTTGACCTTCCTGTCCATATTTTCAGACTTGCCGGCATATATGGTCGCGACCGTAACCAGATTGAAGCTGTCAGAAACGGCACTGCCAGAAAAATAATTAAACCCGGCCATGTTTTTTCACGGGTTCATGTGGATGATATATGTTCCGCCCTTATTAAGTCCATGGACCAACCCGCACTAAAGGAAATTTATAATATTGCTGATGATTGCCCTGCCGCAACGGCGGATATACTTGATTTCATATGCCAGGAATTACACTTGCCCGCGATAGAAGGTGAATTATTTGAAAATTCCGATATCAGCCCCGCATTAAGAAGTTTTTATAGAGATAATAAACGCATTAAAAATGAATATGTAAAAAACGCCCTGGATTGGCGGCCAAAATTCCCAAGTTTCAGGGAAGGCTACCGTGATATATTAGCAAAACTCAGTTAA
- a CDS encoding tetratricopeptide repeat protein translates to MIKIILALLVVQVAAANAQDTSEAAQAKKYQECLASVEHDSKNALSEARKWFIEGGGVAAQHCEGMALYEQERFSEAAQLFENIVGKLQRNESVNDFASKNKKNLTIQLNYLAGLAWHSAKEFDKAYNDLTASINGLEENSPLSYEILIERGLVLASSENYKGAIEDYQRALEINPEKVDAFLLRAEAFRKLSEHLKARLDLNMALSIDPNNPDVLFESGVNYRMQHHDEKALVEWKKLIAKYPDSYWQKLAEDNIRLIGQ, encoded by the coding sequence ATGATTAAAATAATTTTAGCTTTACTGGTGGTTCAGGTTGCTGCAGCCAATGCACAGGATACTTCAGAAGCGGCACAAGCAAAAAAATATCAGGAATGTCTGGCGAGTGTGGAGCATGACAGTAAAAATGCCCTGAGCGAAGCGCGTAAATGGTTTATCGAAGGGGGCGGTGTGGCGGCTCAACATTGTGAAGGGATGGCCCTTTATGAGCAGGAAAGGTTTTCCGAAGCGGCGCAGTTATTTGAGAATATAGTCGGAAAATTGCAGCGTAATGAAAGCGTCAATGATTTTGCCAGTAAGAATAAAAAAAACCTGACCATTCAGCTTAATTATCTGGCCGGTTTAGCGTGGCATTCAGCAAAGGAATTTGACAAAGCATATAATGATCTGACGGCCTCTATTAATGGTCTGGAAGAGAATTCTCCCCTGTCTTACGAAATTTTAATTGAGAGAGGACTGGTTCTGGCATCATCGGAAAATTATAAAGGGGCGATTGAGGATTATCAGCGGGCCCTTGAAATAAATCCGGAGAAGGTCGATGCTTTTTTATTAAGGGCTGAAGCTTTCCGTAAGTTAAGCGAGCATCTGAAAGCACGGCTTGATTTAAACATGGCGCTGAGTATAGACCCCAATAATCCGGATGTATTATTTGAAAGCGGTGTAAATTACCGTATGCAACACCATGATGAGAAAGCGTTAGTAGAGTGGAAAAAACTGATTGCCAAATATCCTGATAGTTATTGGCAAAAGCTGGCTGAAGATAATATCCGTCTCATTGGTCAATAG
- the queG gene encoding tRNA epoxyqueuosine(34) reductase QueG, with translation MSETSQPESKKSAIISFALETGFDVVKITDPYGLEENAGYFTSFLKQSFHGDMKWMEEKADRRKSPLILWPEVKSIIMLGMNYGPGENPLDFLANKNIGNISVYARGRDYHDVVKKRLKQIARHIHQKYQAEVKVFVDTAPVMEKPLAAKAGLGWQGKHTNLVSRDFGSWLFIGSIFTTLKIDPDSNEPDHCGSCRSCLDICPTNAFPAPYQLDARRCISYLTIEYKGHIDREFRAAMGNRIYGCDDCLSVCPWNKYAIRTNEFSLLPRGELKYPKLIELAQLDEPSFREIFSGSPIKRIGRDFFIRNVLIAMGNSGNSSFLPLLEEKLTEKSPHIRAMAIWAIKMLSGETEFAHIKNKYAKSEYDPDVLKEWG, from the coding sequence ATGAGCGAAACTTCACAACCAGAGTCTAAAAAATCAGCCATAATATCATTCGCTCTTGAAACAGGATTTGACGTTGTAAAAATAACTGATCCCTACGGACTTGAAGAAAACGCCGGGTATTTTACCAGCTTTTTAAAGCAGTCATTTCACGGCGATATGAAATGGATGGAAGAAAAGGCAGACCGCAGAAAATCGCCCCTTATATTATGGCCCGAGGTCAAATCCATCATTATGTTGGGAATGAATTACGGCCCGGGTGAAAACCCGCTTGATTTTCTGGCCAATAAAAATATCGGGAATATATCCGTCTATGCCCGTGGGCGGGATTATCATGATGTTGTCAAGAAACGCCTTAAACAAATTGCCCGACATATCCACCAGAAATATCAGGCAGAGGTAAAAGTGTTTGTCGATACGGCGCCGGTGATGGAAAAACCATTGGCTGCAAAAGCCGGACTTGGCTGGCAGGGAAAACACACCAATCTGGTGAGCCGGGATTTTGGATCCTGGCTATTTATTGGCAGCATCTTCACCACACTGAAAATAGACCCAGATAGCAACGAACCGGATCATTGTGGTTCGTGCCGGTCCTGTCTTGATATCTGTCCGACGAACGCCTTTCCGGCGCCTTACCAGTTAGACGCACGTCGCTGTATTTCCTACCTGACAATAGAATATAAAGGCCATATTGACAGAGAATTCCGTGCCGCCATGGGAAACCGGATTTATGGATGTGATGACTGCCTGTCTGTTTGCCCGTGGAATAAATATGCAATAAGAACCAATGAATTTTCCCTCCTGCCAAGAGGAGAACTTAAATATCCGAAACTCATTGAACTTGCACAGCTCGATGAACCCTCATTTCGTGAAATTTTTTCAGGTTCCCCTATTAAAAGAATTGGCAGAGATTTTTTTATCAGAAATGTGCTTATTGCTATGGGGAATAGTGGCAACAGTTCATTTTTACCTCTGCTCGAAGAAAAATTAACCGAAAAAAGCCCGCATATACGTGCCATGGCAATATGGGCCATAAAAATGCTTTCGGGAGAAACAGAGTTCGCTCACATTAAAAATAAATATGCTAAATCGGAATATGACCCAGATGTTTTAAAAGAATGGGGATAA
- a CDS encoding glutathione S-transferase family protein translates to MLKLYHYWFSPGSRKIRMAMLEKGIEFEMILELPWKRRHEFLMLNPAGTVPVLIEEDDAVISGTTAISEYLEEINDHPGFLGTDAKCRAEVRRLVEWFDVKFFDEVTNLIINEKVMKIFLKRGNTEAANIRFAAQNIKPHLKYIEYLTDRRNWLGGNDFSYADISAATQISCVDYFGDVPWDDYPKAREWYARIKSRPSMQKILKDTISGLTPASYYRDPDF, encoded by the coding sequence ATGCTTAAGTTATATCATTATTGGTTCTCTCCCGGTTCAAGAAAAATAAGAATGGCCATGCTGGAAAAGGGAATTGAATTTGAAATGATCCTTGAACTACCCTGGAAGCGGCGCCATGAATTTCTTATGTTAAATCCCGCCGGTACCGTGCCTGTTTTGATCGAAGAGGATGATGCTGTCATTTCAGGTACAACTGCAATTTCCGAATATCTGGAAGAAATTAATGATCACCCTGGTTTTCTGGGCACTGATGCAAAATGCAGGGCCGAAGTAAGACGTCTTGTGGAATGGTTTGACGTCAAATTTTTTGACGAAGTCACCAACCTGATCATCAATGAAAAAGTGATGAAAATATTTTTAAAAAGAGGCAATACGGAAGCTGCAAATATCAGGTTTGCTGCTCAAAACATAAAACCCCACCTTAAATATATTGAGTATCTTACTGATCGCAGGAACTGGCTTGGCGGCAATGATTTTTCATATGCCGATATTTCTGCCGCAACACAAATTTCATGTGTTGACTATTTTGGTGATGTGCCGTGGGATGATTACCCAAAAGCCCGCGAATGGTATGCCCGCATTAAATCAAGACCAAGCATGCAGAAAATATTGAAGGACACCATTTCTGGACTTACCCCGGCATCATATTACCGTGATCCTGACTTTTAA
- a CDS encoding cation transporter, with protein MACCDHDIHEKDLKVDAFRNALWIAFIINLTMFFIEFGTAFFANSVSLQADAMDFLSDSITYGVTLLVLGSSLRIRASVALLKGASMGILGLWIFVRTVMNAQDAVVPLAGVMGTVGLVALAANVISAVLLFKFRGGDSNMRSIWLCSRNDAIGNIAIVIAASGVFATNTGWPDFIVAVMMAGLSSLASFQIIKQAMSELKTING; from the coding sequence ATGGCATGCTGTGATCATGACATACACGAAAAAGATCTTAAAGTGGATGCTTTCCGCAATGCGTTGTGGATAGCATTTATTATTAATTTGACAATGTTTTTTATTGAATTTGGCACTGCCTTTTTTGCCAATTCTGTTTCGCTACAGGCTGACGCAATGGATTTTCTGTCTGATTCAATAACGTATGGCGTCACCCTTCTTGTTTTAGGAAGTTCACTTCGCATCAGGGCATCTGTTGCTCTCCTGAAGGGAGCAAGTATGGGTATTCTAGGCCTGTGGATTTTTGTTCGCACTGTTATGAATGCTCAGGACGCGGTGGTTCCCTTGGCAGGTGTAATGGGAACAGTTGGTCTTGTGGCTTTGGCCGCAAATGTGATCAGTGCGGTGCTCTTGTTCAAGTTCAGAGGCGGAGACAGCAACATGCGCTCAATCTGGCTTTGTTCAAGAAATGATGCAATTGGAAATATTGCTATTGTTATTGCGGCTTCCGGGGTATTTGCAACCAATACCGGATGGCCTGATTTCATTGTGGCAGTGATGATGGCGGGACTTTCCAGTCTTGCCAGTTTTCAAATTATCAAACAGGCCATGTCGGAACTTAAAACGATAAATGGGTAA
- a CDS encoding DUF3126 family protein codes for MTRTEILRIRKYLNNKFGSDKFTLEKSQSEDDSMEVHLNGEFIGLIYRDEDEGEVSYAFQMAILEMDLPNAADASLI; via the coding sequence ATGACACGTACTGAAATTCTTCGCATCCGGAAATATCTTAATAATAAATTTGGCAGTGATAAATTTACCCTAGAAAAAAGCCAGTCCGAAGACGATAGTATGGAAGTCCATCTGAACGGTGAATTTATTGGACTAATTTATCGCGATGAGGATGAAGGGGAAGTTTCCTACGCATTTCAAATGGCTATTCTTGAAATGGACCTGCCTAATGCCGCTGATGCGTCATTAATCTGA
- a CDS encoding TonB family protein has protein sequence MGKLSLVKLMASIMVAAGITIAGFVTSANAQDISGWQHEVSEAIAKKQSYPRAALRKELEGKATVEINVDREGNIVAHTLKSSTGSDILDREIPKLLNRASPLPAPPAGAADSQLTMTVPLAWVLE, from the coding sequence ATGGGCAAATTGAGTTTAGTGAAATTAATGGCATCAATTATGGTTGCTGCCGGTATAACGATTGCGGGTTTTGTGACTTCTGCTAATGCACAGGATATTAGCGGCTGGCAGCATGAAGTAAGTGAGGCAATTGCAAAAAAGCAGTCTTATCCTCGTGCAGCACTCAGGAAAGAGTTGGAAGGTAAAGCAACTGTTGAAATTAACGTAGACCGTGAGGGCAATATTGTTGCTCACACTCTTAAATCTTCAACAGGATCTGATATTTTGGATAGAGAAATTCCAAAACTATTAAATCGAGCAAGCCCTCTCCCTGCCCCACCAGCAGGTGCAGCTGACAGCCAACTTACCATGACAGTACCATTAGCATGGGTACTTGAATAA
- a CDS encoding TonB family protein: MSKVRVLKVFVSVMLASLIAVTGFAATANAADISGWQNEVNEAIAKKQVYPRAALRKEIEGNVKVEIQVDREGNIVAQNIKTSSGEDILDREVPKLLKRVSPLPKPPADAADSQLTFVVPLAWTIK; encoded by the coding sequence ATGAGTAAAGTTAGAGTTTTAAAAGTATTTGTATCAGTAATGTTGGCATCACTTATTGCAGTCACAGGTTTTGCTGCAACAGCAAATGCTGCAGATATCAGCGGGTGGCAAAATGAAGTAAACGAAGCAATTGCTAAAAAGCAGGTTTATCCTCGTGCAGCTCTTCGCAAAGAAATTGAAGGTAATGTAAAAGTTGAAATTCAAGTAGACCGTGAAGGTAATATTGTTGCTCAAAATATCAAAACTTCTTCTGGTGAAGATATCTTGGACAGAGAAGTGCCAAAGCTTTTAAAGCGCGTTAGCCCACTTCCAAAACCACCAGCGGATGCAGCTGACAGTCAACTGACTTTTGTTGTTCCGCTTGCTTGGACAATTAAATAA
- a CDS encoding cell cycle transcriptional regulator TrcR — protein sequence MTEPLMPLATGVWLVDNTSLSFAQIAKFCGLHELEVQGIADEQVAVNIVGLDPVANGQLTWEEIERCQNDPNANLQIVIDDVPAKTRSGGAKYTPVSKRQDKPDAIAWLLRHHPELTDAQISKIVGTTKPTITAIRERTHWNMSNIKPIDPVLLGLCKQTELDAAVKKAAPRRAQVEDEGQNAE from the coding sequence ATGACAGAGCCTTTGATGCCATTGGCTACAGGTGTTTGGCTTGTGGATAATACAAGCCTCAGTTTTGCTCAAATTGCAAAATTTTGCGGTTTACATGAACTTGAGGTACAGGGGATTGCGGATGAACAGGTGGCAGTAAATATAGTAGGCCTAGACCCTGTTGCTAACGGTCAGTTAACCTGGGAAGAAATTGAACGGTGTCAGAATGACCCGAATGCAAATCTGCAGATCGTCATTGATGATGTGCCGGCAAAAACGAGAAGCGGCGGCGCAAAATATACACCGGTATCCAAAAGACAAGATAAACCAGATGCTATTGCATGGCTGCTCAGACACCATCCTGAGCTAACGGATGCTCAAATTTCTAAAATTGTTGGCACTACAAAACCGACAATTACCGCTATTCGTGAAAGAACACATTGGAATATGAGCAATATTAAACCAATTGACCCGGTTTTGCTTGGCTTATGCAAACAGACTGAATTGGATGCAGCGGTAAAAAAAGCAGCTCCGCGTCGTGCCCAAGTTGAAGATGAAGGGCAAAATGCTGAATAA
- a CDS encoding DUF465 domain-containing protein — MHSEAHINALSRKHAALDEKIHLEENRPAPDSTVLNELKKEKLVLKDEMTRLKAQ; from the coding sequence ATGCATTCAGAAGCTCATATCAATGCACTTTCAAGAAAACATGCCGCTTTAGATGAAAAAATACATTTAGAAGAAAATCGTCCGGCACCTGACAGTACTGTTTTAAACGAGCTGAAGAAAGAAAAACTGGTCCTGAAAGACGAAATGACGCGATTAAAAGCACAATAA
- a CDS encoding UbiX family flavin prenyltransferase, giving the protein MKDGQKRLIVGISGASGIQYGIRLLEFLKEADVESHLILSKAAAVTASLETDKKISEINALASVVHKVDDISASVASGSFKTSGMLIVPCSVKTMSEINTGVTSTLLTRAADVTLKERRKLVLMVRETPLHLGHLKTMTSLSEMGAVIYPPVPALYSKPATIDEMIDQTLSRILDLFDIETGRLKRWKS; this is encoded by the coding sequence ATGAAAGATGGTCAAAAGCGACTCATTGTCGGAATCAGTGGAGCGTCTGGTATTCAATATGGTATAAGGCTTCTGGAATTTTTGAAAGAGGCTGACGTAGAGAGCCATTTAATACTTTCAAAGGCAGCTGCTGTTACCGCAAGTCTCGAAACAGATAAGAAAATTTCAGAGATAAATGCACTGGCAAGCGTTGTCCATAAGGTAGATGATATCAGTGCTTCGGTTGCCAGTGGGTCATTTAAAACATCTGGGATGCTGATCGTTCCCTGCTCCGTTAAAACCATGTCTGAAATTAATACAGGGGTGACGTCCACATTACTGACACGTGCGGCAGATGTGACACTAAAAGAACGTCGCAAACTGGTCTTAATGGTTCGTGAAACCCCCCTTCATCTGGGCCATTTAAAAACGATGACGTCCCTAAGTGAGATGGGGGCAGTTATTTATCCACCAGTGCCGGCACTTTACAGTAAGCCGGCAACGATAGATGAAATGATTGATCAGACTTTAAGCCGTATACTTGATTTGTTTGATATCGAAACAGGCCGTCTTAAAAGGTGGAAATCTTAA
- a CDS encoding DUF465 domain-containing protein: MNIDEGDILEKIQQLRVQHRDLDDAITALIYSGTSNMLQIKRLKKQKLMLKDKIAQLEDQLLPDIIA; encoded by the coding sequence ATGAATATTGATGAAGGTGATATTTTAGAAAAAATTCAACAGTTAAGGGTGCAGCATCGTGACCTTGATGATGCTATTACAGCGCTTATTTATTCGGGTACCAGTAATATGCTTCAGATTAAAAGGCTTAAAAAACAGAAACTGATGCTGAAAGATAAAATTGCCCAACTGGAAGATCAGCTTTTGCCCGATATTATTGCTTAA
- a CDS encoding GGDEF domain-containing protein gives MKIQGTSNTDRAQPIRRKTIERSGSLSSSSSVSSVRNIQDTTSILGIPQAEMTPKVRDAIMTLMAEVENMRHELEIAHRRISELERLADQDSLIEISNRRAFVREMTRMISYSDRYGINSSLIFLDMNDLKGINDTHGHKAGDEALVHLAKIMISGLRDSDIIGRLGGDEFGIILPKATEENATAKALQILKMLEENPLILNGNKIPIKIAFGVYPLHSGLSPDQALDHADKKMYTHKQSMKKDGD, from the coding sequence ATGAAAATACAAGGTACCAGCAATACAGACCGGGCACAGCCTATCCGCCGCAAGACGATTGAACGAAGCGGCAGCCTTTCTTCTTCATCTTCAGTTTCTTCTGTTCGTAATATTCAGGATACAACCAGTATTCTGGGAATTCCTCAGGCTGAAATGACACCAAAAGTTCGTGATGCCATAATGACACTGATGGCTGAAGTTGAAAATATGCGTCATGAACTTGAAATTGCGCATCGGCGCATTTCCGAATTGGAACGCCTTGCTGATCAGGACAGTCTGATTGAAATATCAAATCGCCGTGCCTTTGTCCGTGAAATGACCCGAATGATTTCCTATTCGGATCGTTATGGCATTAACAGCTCTCTTATATTCCTTGATATGAATGACCTTAAGGGCATTAATGATACACATGGACATAAAGCCGGTGACGAAGCACTTGTTCACCTGGCAAAAATCATGATTTCCGGTTTACGTGATTCGGATATTATCGGCCGATTGGGCGGCGATGAATTCGGCATTATCCTGCCAAAGGCGACTGAAGAAAATGCCACTGCCAAAGCTTTGCAAATCCTCAAAATGCTGGAGGAAAATCCGCTTATTTTGAATGGCAATAAAATTCCTATCAAGATAGCTTTTGGTGTATATCCGCTCCATTCCGGATTAAGCCCGGATCAGGCACTCGATCATGCCGATAAAAAAATGTATACTCACAAGCAATCAATGAAAAAAGATGGCGACTGA